One stretch of Amycolatopsis sp. NBC_00345 DNA includes these proteins:
- a CDS encoding alpha/beta hydrolase, translated as MRRLRFTLVVPLAVGGLLAGMTPALAGPAPLNTTNIPGRYTGQSLGWHPCATGELTDLPPGTGIEGLECGAFRTPRDWDRPDERQDLTIAVSRLKATGATTASVLTNPGGPGGPGRWFPVALRGQDRLREHQEIIGIDTRGTGKSTNVTCDGAGSTGQDLDPRNRDPHNLNLIVDAVQYVASSCRQAAGELGSLISTFQNVRDLDLLRVLLGQEQVNWIGYSAGTWLGAHYAQQFPQRTGRFVLDSSTEFTTSWQNSFNLQPVAYERRWRQDFLPWIARYDAKYHFGTSGEAARQTYENLRYALTRGPIDVNGTRFGPTTLDNYLIGSLKAKSTFPQVADILVMAKTLTGNRASEQAKGDARTALKAALSEPKAPGPLRDAADASDSMLATLLTTLCNDGPWTGDRQSLIRQSQQYIDRGVTLYNSAWMPLQVCAFWKSQPRPLPVVDGKGVPPVLMVQSEHDPATPIEGARKAHAAFANSRMVTVTGEGDHGIYALGGNKAVDKIVDDYLVDGVVPPDQSVPGLPLPVPAP; from the coding sequence ATGAGGAGACTGCGTTTTACTTTGGTGGTCCCGTTGGCGGTGGGCGGGTTGCTCGCCGGGATGACACCGGCGCTGGCCGGGCCAGCCCCGCTGAACACCACGAACATCCCCGGCCGCTACACCGGGCAGTCGCTGGGCTGGCATCCCTGCGCCACCGGTGAGCTGACCGATCTGCCGCCGGGCACCGGCATCGAGGGCCTCGAGTGCGGCGCGTTCCGCACGCCGCGCGACTGGGACCGTCCGGACGAGCGGCAGGACCTGACCATCGCGGTCAGCCGGCTCAAGGCCACCGGCGCGACCACGGCGTCGGTGCTGACCAACCCGGGCGGCCCCGGCGGGCCCGGGCGCTGGTTCCCGGTCGCGTTGCGCGGCCAGGACCGGCTGCGTGAGCACCAGGAGATCATCGGCATCGACACCCGCGGCACCGGCAAGAGCACCAACGTCACCTGCGACGGTGCGGGCAGCACCGGCCAGGACCTGGACCCGCGCAACCGCGATCCGCACAACCTGAACCTGATCGTGGACGCGGTCCAGTACGTCGCGAGCTCCTGCCGGCAGGCCGCCGGCGAGCTGGGCTCGTTGATCAGCACGTTCCAGAACGTCAGGGACCTGGACCTGCTGCGCGTCCTGCTCGGCCAGGAGCAGGTGAACTGGATCGGGTATTCGGCGGGCACCTGGCTCGGGGCGCACTACGCCCAGCAGTTCCCGCAACGCACCGGCCGGTTCGTGCTGGACTCCTCGACCGAGTTCACCACCAGCTGGCAGAACTCGTTCAACCTGCAGCCGGTCGCGTACGAACGCCGCTGGCGCCAGGACTTCCTCCCCTGGATCGCCCGCTACGACGCCAAGTACCACTTCGGCACCAGCGGCGAGGCGGCCCGGCAGACCTACGAGAACCTCCGGTACGCGCTGACCCGCGGCCCGATCGACGTGAACGGCACCCGGTTCGGCCCGACCACGCTGGACAACTACCTGATCGGCTCGCTCAAGGCCAAGAGCACCTTCCCGCAGGTGGCCGACATCCTGGTCATGGCCAAGACGCTGACCGGCAACCGCGCGTCGGAGCAGGCCAAGGGCGACGCCCGGACGGCGCTCAAAGCCGCGTTGTCGGAGCCGAAGGCGCCCGGCCCGCTGCGGGACGCGGCCGACGCCTCCGACTCGATGCTGGCCACGCTGCTCACCACCCTGTGCAACGACGGGCCGTGGACGGGCGATCGCCAGTCGCTGATCCGTCAGTCCCAGCAGTACATCGACCGCGGCGTGACGCTGTACAACTCGGCCTGGATGCCGTTGCAGGTCTGCGCCTTCTGGAAGAGCCAGCCGCGGCCGCTGCCGGTGGTGGACGGCAAGGGCGTCCCGCCGGTCCTGATGGTCCAGTCCGAGCACGACCCGGCCACGCCGATCGAAGGCGCGCGGAAGGCCCACGCCGCCTTCGCGAACTCGCGGATGGTCACCGTCACCGGCGAGGGTGACCACGGCATCTACGCGCTCGGCGGCAACAAGGCCGTGGACAAGATCGTGGACGACTACCTGGTGGACGGCGTCGTCCCCCCGGACCAGAGCGTCCCCGGCCTGCCGCTGCCGGTACCCGCCCCGTGA
- a CDS encoding alpha/beta hydrolase — protein MTVRGVCLAVVAGVGAAMLAAAPVSAAPAAAPAAAPAAGIKWAECPPDLGAPRGTGCANLDVPLDYAKASGKQISLTLAAAGVLDAPNVLVVNPGGPGESGIGTAQLVWSSLPPELSGQYLVVSFDPRGVGASSPVNCGDTSGIFPRPLPPYRPSTAAQEEQRQGIAKKIADACAQHAGDLLPHITTQNAARDMDRIRLALGKDKLDYLGYSYGTKLGATYATMFPATSGRIVLDSVVDPTLTGYQAGFQQDPALQRRASQFFAWAGANDAKYHLGTTGDAVGSIWNTTRDALAAHPAEDKVGSAELDDMLASTMYVDASWPTLAAAVSQYRAGDPGGLVSAAGDLALDPVNGAQLAYNCADDKWPADWRTWHADTARADRKAPLFAWQNSWYSAPCAFWKAPTAPPIKIGSGKAPSVLLVQAKDDPATPVEGALHMQQAMRGSRLVLSAGGNHGQFLFDQNACVDKPVVDYLLTGRLPAADVKCAASPPPTPASSPRPSL, from the coding sequence ATGACTGTCCGAGGGGTGTGCCTGGCCGTGGTGGCCGGTGTGGGCGCCGCAATGCTGGCCGCGGCGCCCGTGTCGGCGGCACCGGCGGCGGCACCGGCGGCGGCACCGGCGGCCGGGATCAAGTGGGCGGAGTGCCCGCCGGATCTGGGCGCACCGCGGGGAACCGGCTGCGCCAACCTCGACGTGCCGCTCGACTATGCCAAGGCGTCCGGCAAGCAGATCAGCCTCACGCTGGCCGCGGCCGGCGTGCTCGACGCGCCGAACGTCCTGGTGGTCAACCCCGGTGGCCCCGGTGAGTCCGGGATCGGCACGGCGCAGCTCGTCTGGTCGTCGCTGCCGCCCGAACTCTCGGGGCAGTACCTGGTCGTCAGCTTCGACCCGCGCGGTGTCGGCGCCAGCTCGCCGGTGAACTGCGGTGACACCTCGGGCATCTTCCCGCGCCCGCTGCCGCCCTACCGGCCTTCGACCGCGGCGCAGGAAGAACAGCGTCAGGGCATCGCCAAGAAGATCGCCGACGCGTGCGCGCAGCACGCGGGCGACCTGCTGCCCCACATCACCACGCAGAACGCGGCGCGGGACATGGACCGGATCCGGCTCGCGCTCGGCAAGGACAAGCTGGACTACCTGGGCTACTCGTACGGCACGAAGCTCGGCGCGACGTACGCGACGATGTTCCCGGCCACCAGCGGCCGGATCGTGCTGGACAGCGTCGTCGATCCGACGCTCACCGGTTACCAGGCGGGATTCCAGCAGGACCCGGCCCTGCAGCGGCGCGCGAGCCAGTTCTTCGCGTGGGCCGGGGCGAACGACGCGAAGTACCACCTCGGCACCACCGGCGACGCCGTCGGCAGTATCTGGAACACCACCCGCGACGCGCTCGCCGCCCACCCCGCCGAGGACAAGGTGGGCAGCGCCGAGCTGGACGACATGCTGGCCTCGACCATGTACGTCGACGCGTCCTGGCCGACCCTTGCCGCGGCGGTTTCGCAGTACCGGGCCGGAGATCCCGGCGGACTCGTTTCGGCCGCGGGCGACCTGGCCCTGGACCCGGTGAACGGGGCCCAGCTCGCGTACAACTGCGCCGACGACAAGTGGCCTGCGGATTGGCGAACCTGGCACGCCGACACCGCGCGGGCCGACCGGAAGGCCCCGCTGTTCGCCTGGCAGAACAGCTGGTACTCGGCCCCGTGCGCGTTCTGGAAGGCACCGACCGCGCCGCCGATCAAGATCGGGTCCGGGAAAGCGCCGTCGGTGCTGCTGGTGCAGGCGAAGGACGATCCGGCCACCCCGGTCGAAGGCGCGTTGCACATGCAGCAGGCCATGCGCGGCTCCCGGCTGGTCCTTTCCGCGGGCGGCAACCACGGGCAGTTCCTGTTCGACCAGAACGCCTGCGTCGACAAGCCCGTCGTCGACTACCTGCTCACCGGCCGGCTCCCCGCCGCCGATGTGAAGTGCGCGGCCTCGCCGCCGCCGACCCCGGCGTCGTCGCCCCGTCCGTCATTGTGA
- a CDS encoding FAD-dependent monooxygenase yields MSTIDHARSALIAGAGIGGLATASALAQRGWAVEIVEIGAAGSTAGWGLTLSGPSLRALGSLGLADRCLSAGFGMSVITNVDADDSEGRIDLPRLMGPDRPAMVGIARPELHRILLDEARRLDVVVSNGISVAAVRQETGPVRVELTDGTARVVDLLVGADGIRSVVRDLIGRPAPIRYHGQMVWRALVPRPGWATGIVTFFGAGQQCGIVPISSSGAYVFLVESKAEPDVVPDAELAGRMRDLLGPGPDRVAEIRRLVARSTSVVRRPVQTALVDAPWSRGSSVVIGDAAHAPSPQMASGAALAIEDGLVLAEELADHDDTGSALDAFVGRRRERCAVLVNTSVTIAALEQQQRHRDTHPLIASCHELMASPV; encoded by the coding sequence ATGAGCACTATCGATCACGCGCGTTCGGCGTTGATCGCCGGCGCCGGCATCGGCGGTCTGGCGACGGCGAGCGCGCTGGCGCAACGCGGCTGGGCGGTCGAGATCGTCGAGATCGGCGCCGCGGGCAGCACGGCCGGGTGGGGGCTGACCTTGAGCGGCCCGTCGCTGCGAGCGCTCGGCTCCCTCGGATTGGCTGACCGTTGCCTGTCCGCCGGCTTCGGGATGAGCGTGATCACCAATGTCGACGCCGACGACAGCGAGGGCCGGATCGATCTCCCACGGCTGATGGGCCCGGACCGTCCGGCCATGGTGGGCATCGCGCGGCCGGAGCTCCACCGCATCCTGCTCGACGAGGCGCGACGGCTCGATGTGGTGGTCAGCAACGGGATCAGCGTCGCCGCGGTGCGTCAGGAGACCGGTCCAGTGCGGGTCGAGCTGACCGACGGCACGGCCCGCGTCGTCGATCTTCTCGTGGGTGCCGACGGTATTCGTTCGGTCGTCCGGGACCTCATCGGCCGGCCCGCCCCGATTCGCTATCACGGCCAGATGGTGTGGCGCGCCCTCGTCCCCCGCCCCGGCTGGGCCACGGGCATCGTCACCTTTTTCGGCGCCGGCCAGCAGTGCGGGATCGTCCCGATCTCCTCGAGCGGGGCCTACGTGTTCCTCGTCGAGTCCAAGGCGGAGCCGGACGTGGTCCCCGACGCCGAACTCGCCGGCCGGATGCGGGACCTGCTCGGGCCGGGGCCTGACCGCGTCGCCGAGATACGTCGCCTCGTCGCCAGGTCGACGTCGGTGGTCCGACGGCCGGTGCAGACCGCGCTGGTGGACGCGCCCTGGTCGCGGGGCAGCAGCGTCGTGATCGGCGATGCCGCGCACGCGCCGTCGCCGCAGATGGCCAGCGGCGCGGCACTCGCCATCGAGGACGGCCTTGTCCTGGCGGAAGAACTGGCCGATCACGACGACACAGGCAGCGCCCTCGACGCGTTCGTCGGACGCCGCCGCGAGCGGTGCGCGGTCCTGGTGAACACCTCGGTCACCATCGCCGCGCTCGAACAGCAACAGCGGCACCGCGACACGCACCCGCTCATCGCGTCGTGCCACGAACTGATGGCGTCGCCGGTGTGA